A region from the Excalfactoria chinensis isolate bCotChi1 chromosome 11, bCotChi1.hap2, whole genome shotgun sequence genome encodes:
- the LOC140257456 gene encoding carbohydrate sulfotransferase 6-like isoform X1, which yields MLRSRGGPAPSRAPPAAAALRPRLKAALCLCGELGSAAVPGGGGEAGFLLFMYARYNSFAPRSEEKSSQVHILILSSWRSGSSFVGQLFSQHPSVFYLMEPAWHVWVTMYQNSAKVLHMAVRDLVRSVFLCDMSVFDAYMPWKRNLSDLFQWAVSRALCSAPACDSFQRTDITSEMACKTLCGRYPFSKVEEACKTYSHVVIKEVRFFDLKVLYPLLTDPSLNLKIIHLVRDPRAVVKSREQSVKALARDNGIVLSTNGTKVEDSKYKVMQEICRSHVQIYETATLKPPSFLKDRYLMIRFEDLVRDPLSEISEMYKFANLSLTPTLKSWVYNITHGQGPGKKKEAFKITSRDAVNVSQAWRNVLSFQKIKKIQEVCKGAINMLGYQLVDSEKEQRDLSLDLVLPRRQNQFSWSSFNPKN from the exons ATGCTCCGGAGTCGGGGCGGACCGGCCCCTTCCCGGGCTCCTCCCGCCGCCGCGGCACTTCGGCCACGTCTGAAAGCGGCTCTTTGTCTCTGCGGGGAGCTCGGATCCGCGGCGGTGccgggaggcggcggggag GCTGGATTCCTACTCTTCATGTATGCCCGGTACAACAGCTTCGCACCTCGTTCAGAGGAGAAATCATCTCAAGTCCACATCCTCATCCTCTCCTCCTGGAGGTCAGGATCTTCTTTTGTTGGCCAGCTTTTCAGCCAGCACCCCAGCGTCTTCTACCTGATGGAGCCTGCGTGGCATGTATGGGTTACAATGTACCAGAACAGCGCCAAAGTCTTGCACATGGCAGTGCGGGACCTGGTCAGGTCAGTCTTTCTCTGTGACATGTCTGTTTTTGATGCCTACATGCCTTGGAAAAGAAACTTATCTGATCTTTTCCAGTGGGCGGTGAGTCGGGCTCTGTGTTCAGCTCCTGCTTGTGACTCCTTTCAACGTACTGACATAACCAGTGAAATGGCATGCAAAACTCTTTGTGGACGGTACCCATTCAGCAAGGTGGAAGAAGCCTGTAAAACCTACAGCCACGTTGTAATCAAGGAGGTTCGCTTCTTTGACTTGAAGGTCCTCTACCCACTTCTCACTGATCCATCCCTGAACCTCAAGATAATTCACTTGGTCCGTGACCCCAGGGCAGTTGTAAAGTCGCGAGAACAATCAGTCAAAGCATTAGCCCGTGACAATGGAATTGTTCTGAGTACCAATGGCACTAAAGTGGAAGACAGCAAATACAAAGTAATGCAAGAGATTTGTAGAAGTCACGTTCAGATTTATGAAACAGCAACTCTAAAGCCGCCTAGCTTCCTTAAAGATCGCTATCTAATGATCCGTTTTGAAGATCTGGTAAGAGACCCATTGTCGGAAATCTCAGAAATGTATAAATTTGCAAATCTTAGTTTGACCCCCACACTCAAAAGCTGGGTCTATAACATCACACATGGACAGGgaccaggaaagaaaaaagaagccttCAAAATCACATCTCGAGATGCAGTTAATGTTTCCCAGGCCTGGAGAAATGTTCTCTCAttccagaaaattaaaaaaatacaggaagtCTGCAAAGGCGCTATAAACATGCTGGGCTATCAGCTGGTGgattcagaaaaagaacagagagatCTGTCACTGGATTTAGTGTTGCCAAGAAGACAAAACCAATTCAGTTGGTCATCGTTTAATCCAAAGAACTAA
- the TMEM231 gene encoding transmembrane protein 231 → MAAVQLFSHPALHTRYRAGLCSAAALALLLMAALTYVPPLLLAYRSHGFWTRQGSYREQPAVRFQHQLLFVATTGPGPGSFLAWSTFPAFNRLQEDRLRVPLLLTREEDKNQDGKMDQLHFKLELPLQPTEHVVGVQLILIFSYQLYRMSTFVMQSMAFLQFFSPVPGSQLYANGDLKLNQRQLLNHCGLDTRYNVSVVNGTSPFASDYDLKNIIAAYRERNVTTVFSDPNPIWMTGRAANAPFIVNATIHYPVEVILYQPGFWEMIKFAWIQYVSILLIFLWVFGRIKMFVFQNQVFATTPVSPVLPLSPVLSYKQHQS, encoded by the exons ATGGCGGCCGTGCAGCTGTTCTCGCACCCCGCGCTTCACACGCGCTACCGGGCCGGGCTGTGCTCCGCGGCCGCGCTGGCGCTGCTGCTCATGGCCGCGCTGACCTACGTGCCGCCGCTGCTGCTGGCCTACAGGAGCCACG GTTTCTGGACGCGGCAGGGCTCGTACCGGGAGCAGCCCGCggtccgcttccagcaccagctgctctTCGTGGCCACCACCGGGCCCGGCCCAGGCAGCTTCCTGGCGTGGAGCACGTTCCCGGCCTTCAACCGGCTCCAGGAGGACCGGCTGCGCGTCCCGCTCCTGCTG ACCagagaagaagataaaaatcaagATGGCAAAATGGATCAGTTGCATTTTAAACTGGAGCTTCCACTTCAACCTACGGAGCATGTAGTTGGTGTTCAGCTGATTTTGATCTTTTCCTACCAGCTTTAT AGAATGTCAACATTTGTGATGCAGAGCAtggcttttcttcagtttttttctcctgtaccGGGCTCTCAGCTCTATGCAAATGGAGACCTGAAACTGAACCAGAGGCAATTACTTAACCATTGTGGGCTCGATACCAGATACAAT GTGTCTGTGGTCAATGGCACAAGTCCTTTTGCAAGTGACTATGATCTAAAAAATATCATTGCAGCTTATCGGGAGAGAAATG TGACGACAGTATTTTCAGACCCTAACCCCATTTGGATGACTGGAAGAGCAGCAAACGCACCATTTATCGTTAATGCCACTATTCATTACCCAGTGGAAGTTATCCTATATC AGCCAGGATTTTGGGAAATGATTAAATTTGCCTGGATCCAGTATGTCAGCATTCTCCTCATCTTTCTTTGGGTGTTTGGTAGgattaaaatgtttgtgttccAGAATCAGGTGTTTGCTACGACTCCAGTTTCGCCAGTTCTGCCATTGTCTCCAGTATTGTCCTACAAACAGCATCAGTCCTGA
- the LOC140257456 gene encoding carbohydrate sulfotransferase 6-like isoform X2, whose translation MARIRISSTIITLLVMVQAGFLLFMYARYNSFAPRSEEKSSQVHILILSSWRSGSSFVGQLFSQHPSVFYLMEPAWHVWVTMYQNSAKVLHMAVRDLVRSVFLCDMSVFDAYMPWKRNLSDLFQWAVSRALCSAPACDSFQRTDITSEMACKTLCGRYPFSKVEEACKTYSHVVIKEVRFFDLKVLYPLLTDPSLNLKIIHLVRDPRAVVKSREQSVKALARDNGIVLSTNGTKVEDSKYKVMQEICRSHVQIYETATLKPPSFLKDRYLMIRFEDLVRDPLSEISEMYKFANLSLTPTLKSWVYNITHGQGPGKKKEAFKITSRDAVNVSQAWRNVLSFQKIKKIQEVCKGAINMLGYQLVDSEKEQRDLSLDLVLPRRQNQFSWSSFNPKN comes from the coding sequence ATGGCAAGGATTCGGATTTCTAGCACAATAATTACACTTCTTGTTATGGTCCAGGCTGGATTCCTACTCTTCATGTATGCCCGGTACAACAGCTTCGCACCTCGTTCAGAGGAGAAATCATCTCAAGTCCACATCCTCATCCTCTCCTCCTGGAGGTCAGGATCTTCTTTTGTTGGCCAGCTTTTCAGCCAGCACCCCAGCGTCTTCTACCTGATGGAGCCTGCGTGGCATGTATGGGTTACAATGTACCAGAACAGCGCCAAAGTCTTGCACATGGCAGTGCGGGACCTGGTCAGGTCAGTCTTTCTCTGTGACATGTCTGTTTTTGATGCCTACATGCCTTGGAAAAGAAACTTATCTGATCTTTTCCAGTGGGCGGTGAGTCGGGCTCTGTGTTCAGCTCCTGCTTGTGACTCCTTTCAACGTACTGACATAACCAGTGAAATGGCATGCAAAACTCTTTGTGGACGGTACCCATTCAGCAAGGTGGAAGAAGCCTGTAAAACCTACAGCCACGTTGTAATCAAGGAGGTTCGCTTCTTTGACTTGAAGGTCCTCTACCCACTTCTCACTGATCCATCCCTGAACCTCAAGATAATTCACTTGGTCCGTGACCCCAGGGCAGTTGTAAAGTCGCGAGAACAATCAGTCAAAGCATTAGCCCGTGACAATGGAATTGTTCTGAGTACCAATGGCACTAAAGTGGAAGACAGCAAATACAAAGTAATGCAAGAGATTTGTAGAAGTCACGTTCAGATTTATGAAACAGCAACTCTAAAGCCGCCTAGCTTCCTTAAAGATCGCTATCTAATGATCCGTTTTGAAGATCTGGTAAGAGACCCATTGTCGGAAATCTCAGAAATGTATAAATTTGCAAATCTTAGTTTGACCCCCACACTCAAAAGCTGGGTCTATAACATCACACATGGACAGGgaccaggaaagaaaaaagaagccttCAAAATCACATCTCGAGATGCAGTTAATGTTTCCCAGGCCTGGAGAAATGTTCTCTCAttccagaaaattaaaaaaatacaggaagtCTGCAAAGGCGCTATAAACATGCTGGGCTATCAGCTGGTGgattcagaaaaagaacagagagatCTGTCACTGGATTTAGTGTTGCCAAGAAGACAAAACCAATTCAGTTGGTCATCGTTTAATCCAAAGAACTAA
- the LOC140257456 gene encoding carbohydrate sulfotransferase 6-like isoform X3, translating to MYARYNSFAPRSEEKSSQVHILILSSWRSGSSFVGQLFSQHPSVFYLMEPAWHVWVTMYQNSAKVLHMAVRDLVRSVFLCDMSVFDAYMPWKRNLSDLFQWAVSRALCSAPACDSFQRTDITSEMACKTLCGRYPFSKVEEACKTYSHVVIKEVRFFDLKVLYPLLTDPSLNLKIIHLVRDPRAVVKSREQSVKALARDNGIVLSTNGTKVEDSKYKVMQEICRSHVQIYETATLKPPSFLKDRYLMIRFEDLVRDPLSEISEMYKFANLSLTPTLKSWVYNITHGQGPGKKKEAFKITSRDAVNVSQAWRNVLSFQKIKKIQEVCKGAINMLGYQLVDSEKEQRDLSLDLVLPRRQNQFSWSSFNPKN from the coding sequence ATGTATGCCCGGTACAACAGCTTCGCACCTCGTTCAGAGGAGAAATCATCTCAAGTCCACATCCTCATCCTCTCCTCCTGGAGGTCAGGATCTTCTTTTGTTGGCCAGCTTTTCAGCCAGCACCCCAGCGTCTTCTACCTGATGGAGCCTGCGTGGCATGTATGGGTTACAATGTACCAGAACAGCGCCAAAGTCTTGCACATGGCAGTGCGGGACCTGGTCAGGTCAGTCTTTCTCTGTGACATGTCTGTTTTTGATGCCTACATGCCTTGGAAAAGAAACTTATCTGATCTTTTCCAGTGGGCGGTGAGTCGGGCTCTGTGTTCAGCTCCTGCTTGTGACTCCTTTCAACGTACTGACATAACCAGTGAAATGGCATGCAAAACTCTTTGTGGACGGTACCCATTCAGCAAGGTGGAAGAAGCCTGTAAAACCTACAGCCACGTTGTAATCAAGGAGGTTCGCTTCTTTGACTTGAAGGTCCTCTACCCACTTCTCACTGATCCATCCCTGAACCTCAAGATAATTCACTTGGTCCGTGACCCCAGGGCAGTTGTAAAGTCGCGAGAACAATCAGTCAAAGCATTAGCCCGTGACAATGGAATTGTTCTGAGTACCAATGGCACTAAAGTGGAAGACAGCAAATACAAAGTAATGCAAGAGATTTGTAGAAGTCACGTTCAGATTTATGAAACAGCAACTCTAAAGCCGCCTAGCTTCCTTAAAGATCGCTATCTAATGATCCGTTTTGAAGATCTGGTAAGAGACCCATTGTCGGAAATCTCAGAAATGTATAAATTTGCAAATCTTAGTTTGACCCCCACACTCAAAAGCTGGGTCTATAACATCACACATGGACAGGgaccaggaaagaaaaaagaagccttCAAAATCACATCTCGAGATGCAGTTAATGTTTCCCAGGCCTGGAGAAATGTTCTCTCAttccagaaaattaaaaaaatacaggaagtCTGCAAAGGCGCTATAAACATGCTGGGCTATCAGCTGGTGgattcagaaaaagaacagagagatCTGTCACTGGATTTAGTGTTGCCAAGAAGACAAAACCAATTCAGTTGGTCATCGTTTAATCCAAAGAACTAA
- the GABARAPL2 gene encoding gamma-aminobutyric acid receptor-associated protein-like 2, whose amino-acid sequence MKWMFKEDHALEHRCVESAKIRAKYPDRVPVIVEKVSGSQIVDIDKRKYLVPSDITVAQFMWIIRKRIQLPSEKAIFLFVDKTVPQSSLTMGQLYEKEKDEDGFLYVAYSGENTFGF is encoded by the exons ATGAAGTGGATGTTCAAAGAGGACCACGCGCTGG AGCACAGATGTGTCGAGTCAGCGAAGATCCGCGCCAAGTACCCGGACCGGGTCCCG GTTATAGTGGAGAAGGTATCAGGATCTCAGATTGTTGATATTGATAAGAGGAAATACTTAGTTCCATCTGACATCACTGTGGCCCAGTTTATGTGGATCATCAGGAAGAGGATTCAGTTGCCCTCTGAGAAAGCAATATTCCTCTTTGTAGACAAGACTGTCCCACAGTCCAG CTTAACTATGGGACAACTTTatgagaaggagaaagatgaaGATGGATTCTTATATGTTGCCTACAGTGGAGAGAACACATTTGGTTTCTGA